AAGTCCTGCTTGGTGTTCGGCAAATTGCGGATATGCTCCTTACGGTAGTTCCCTGCGTTTGGTTTATGACCCATATCCATCCCTCCGGCGGGCTTGTTTTATACCATCCTATGAGGGAATGAAGGTATTTTAGAACAAGCGTCCCTTTCCCACACGCGAAGAGCTGCATCCCATGCCTGACGCAAAAACAAAACAGTCCCGGATGACCACTGAAGAACGTGGTATCCGGGACTGATGCGTTTCGGGGGCCTCCGGCCCAAGGCGTTAGCCCAGACCGAAAAATTTCTTCAGCTTCTTGAATGTGCCAGGCTTGCGGTCCAGCTGCATGAGCGGTACCGCGTCGCCCAATATGCGGCGGGCAATGTTACGGTAGGCGATGGCTGCGCCCGAATCCGGATTCATAACCGTCGGCTCTCCGAGGTTGGCGGCCTTGATCACCAGTTCGTCATCCGGCACGATCCCAAGAAGGTCGATATTGAGCACCTGCAGAATATCCTCGACTTCCAGCATGTCGCCGGATTTAATAAGTCCAGGCCGGATGCGGTTGACGACCAGCTTGGGCGACTGCACTTCGGACTGCTCCAGCAGTCCGATCACACGGTCGGCATCGCGCACGGCCGCATGCTCAGGCGTCGTCACGACAATCGCCTTGTCGGCGCCGGCGATCGCGTTGCGGAAGCCGTGCTCGATCCCAGCAGGGCAATCGATCAGAATATATTCATACTCTTTCTTCAACTCCAGCACGATGTCTCTGACCTGTTCCGGGGTGACTGAAGTTTTGTCCTTTGTCTGCGCGGCCGGCAGCATATACAGCTCGTCAAACCGCTTGTCTTTGACCAAAGCCTGCCCGAGACGGCAGCGGCCTTCGGCTACATCCACCAAATCGTAAATGATTCGATTTTCGAGTCCCATAACGACATCCAGGTTTCTCAGCCCGATGTCGGTATCAACGAGACATACTTTTTTTCCCTGCAGCGCAAGCGCGGTTCCAATATTGGCCGTTGTGGTCGTCTTGCCCACGCCGCCTTTGCCGGAGGTAACAACGATCGCTTCTCCCATGAGGCTACACCCCTTTAAACACATTTAAATCCCGACGCAGCTTGACGATGTTGTGTATTTTGTCGATCTGCATGACACCTTCCGACAAAAAAGCGAACTCCATGCTGCTCTCACGGGTTTCCCATTCATCCGGGGGGCGACTGATTATCTCGGCTATGCGAAGCTGGGTCGGAGCCATCACGGAAGCCGCGATAACCGCTCCTTCGTTGCCCTCCACTCCCGCGTGAGCCACGCCTCTCAGAGCCCCGAGAATAAAAATATCTCCTGTACAGGTAATCGCGCCGCCGGGATTCACATCCCCGAGAAAGAGCAAGTCTCCCTTATGGTTCAGCACCTGCCCGGAACGAAGAATTCCGCTCATTACATACAGTGAGCTTCCGTTCCCCGGTTTCACGGCATCCTGCGCCTCGACCGACCGAATCAGCAAGTTGCCCTGTCCGCGCAAAATATCCAGCACCGCTTCC
This region of Paenibacillus sp. URB8-2 genomic DNA includes:
- a CDS encoding septum site-determining protein MinC produces the protein MTVKSKHVRIKGIKDGLVFLLDDKCPFEEMLGELRYKLEHSHQNILTGPIVHVDIKMGKRSVTEEEKEAVLDILRGQGNLLIRSVEAQDAVKPGNGSSLYVMSGILRSGQVLNHKGDLLFLGDVNPGGAITCTGDIFILGALRGVAHAGVEGNEGAVIAASVMAPTQLRIAEIISRPPDEWETRESSMEFAFLSEGVMQIDKIHNIVKLRRDLNVFKGV
- the minD gene encoding septum site-determining protein MinD, coding for MGEAIVVTSGKGGVGKTTTTANIGTALALQGKKVCLVDTDIGLRNLDVVMGLENRIIYDLVDVAEGRCRLGQALVKDKRFDELYMLPAAQTKDKTSVTPEQVRDIVLELKKEYEYILIDCPAGIEHGFRNAIAGADKAIVVTTPEHAAVRDADRVIGLLEQSEVQSPKLVVNRIRPGLIKSGDMLEVEDILQVLNIDLLGIVPDDELVIKAANLGEPTVMNPDSGAAIAYRNIARRILGDAVPLMQLDRKPGTFKKLKKFFGLG